From the genome of Streptomyces sp. NBC_01341, one region includes:
- a CDS encoding ubiquitin-like protein Pup — MATKDTGGGQQKATRTNEETEEQAQDAQASEDLAERQEKLSDDVDDVLDEIDDVLESNAEDFVRSFVQKGGE; from the coding sequence ATGGCGACCAAGGACACCGGCGGCGGACAGCAGAAGGCGACGCGCACCAACGAGGAGACCGAGGAGCAGGCGCAGGACGCGCAGGCCTCCGAGGACCTCGCGGAGCGCCAGGAGAAGCTCAGCGACGACGTCGACGACGTCCTCGACGAGATCGACGACGTACTCGAGTCCAACGCCGAGGATTTCGTACGCTCGTTCGTCCAAAAGGGTGGCGAGTAA
- a CDS encoding RecB family exonuclease, whose product MQCPLLYRFRVIDKLPEKPSEAATRGTLVHAVLERLFDVPAADRTAPRAKALIPGQWDRLLESKPELTGLFAGDPEGERLAGWLGEAERLVERWFSLEDPTRLEPAERELFVETELDSGLRLRGVIDRVDVAPTGEVRIVDYKTGKAPRPEYAEGALFQMKFYALVVWRLKNVVPRRLQLVYLGSGDVLTYDPVPADLERMERKLLALWEAIRVATETGEWRPRPTKLCGWCDHRAVCPEFGGTPPVYPLSVRPADPVEGVQGRMEPVPSEAGQPVALEGP is encoded by the coding sequence ATGCAGTGCCCGCTGCTCTACCGCTTCCGGGTGATCGACAAGCTGCCCGAGAAGCCCAGCGAGGCTGCTACCCGGGGCACGCTGGTGCATGCGGTGCTTGAGCGACTGTTCGACGTTCCGGCGGCAGACCGTACGGCACCGAGGGCCAAAGCCCTGATCCCCGGTCAGTGGGACCGGCTGCTCGAGTCGAAGCCCGAGCTGACCGGGCTGTTCGCGGGCGATCCGGAGGGCGAGCGGCTCGCCGGGTGGCTGGGCGAGGCGGAGCGGCTGGTGGAGCGGTGGTTCTCCCTCGAGGACCCCACGCGCCTGGAGCCGGCCGAGCGGGAGCTGTTCGTGGAGACCGAGCTGGATTCGGGTCTCCGGCTGCGCGGGGTGATCGACCGGGTCGACGTGGCCCCCACCGGCGAGGTCCGGATCGTGGACTACAAGACGGGCAAGGCGCCGCGGCCGGAATACGCGGAGGGCGCCCTGTTCCAGATGAAGTTCTACGCCCTGGTGGTGTGGCGTCTGAAGAACGTGGTGCCGCGCCGCCTCCAGCTCGTCTATCTCGGCAGCGGTGACGTGCTGACGTACGACCCCGTTCCGGCGGACCTGGAGCGGATGGAGCGCAAGCTGCTCGCGCTGTGGGAGGCCATCCGGGTGGCCACGGAGACGGGCGAGTGGCGGCCGAGGCCGACGAAGCTGTGCGGTTGGTGCGACCACCGGGCGGTCTGCCCCGAGTTCGGCGGGACTCCCCCGGTATATCCGCTGTCCGTCCGCCCGGCCGACCCGGTGGAGGGTGTGCAGGGCAGAATGGAACCGGTCCCGTCCGAGGCCGGACAACCGGTGGCCCTCGAAGGCCCTTAA
- a CDS encoding HAD family hydrolase, translating to MTSTVPASLTRTTDGSALQAVLLDMDGTLVDTEGFWWDVEVEVFADLGHRLEEAWRDVVVGGPMTRSAGYLIDVTGADIAIEELTVLLNDRFEKRIGRGVPLMPGAARLLGELAAHEVPTALVSASHRRIIDRVLESVGRHHFALTVAGDEVARTKPHPEPYLAAAAGFGADPWRCAVIEDTATGVAAAEAAGCRVVAVPSVAPIAPAPGRVVVPSLEHVDLAFLRELVTEER from the coding sequence ATGACCAGTACGGTTCCCGCGTCCCTTACCCGTACGACCGATGGGTCGGCGCTGCAGGCGGTTCTGCTCGACATGGACGGCACGCTGGTCGACACCGAGGGATTCTGGTGGGACGTGGAGGTCGAGGTCTTCGCCGACCTCGGTCACCGTCTGGAGGAGGCATGGCGTGACGTGGTCGTCGGCGGCCCCATGACGCGCAGCGCCGGCTACCTCATCGATGTCACGGGTGCGGACATCGCCATCGAGGAGCTCACCGTGCTGCTCAACGACCGCTTCGAGAAGCGCATCGGCCGCGGTGTGCCGCTGATGCCCGGCGCCGCCCGGCTGCTGGGCGAGCTCGCGGCGCACGAGGTGCCCACCGCGCTGGTGTCCGCCTCGCACCGGCGCATCATCGACCGGGTCCTCGAATCGGTGGGCCGTCACCACTTCGCGCTCACGGTCGCGGGCGACGAGGTGGCCCGGACGAAGCCGCACCCCGAGCCCTATCTCGCCGCGGCGGCGGGTTTCGGCGCCGATCCGTGGCGCTGCGCGGTCATCGAGGACACCGCGACCGGGGTCGCGGCCGCCGAGGCCGCGGGCTGCCGTGTCGTCGCGGTCCCGTCCGTCGCACCCATCGCGCCCGCGCCGGGACGGGTCGTCGTCCCCTCGCTGGAACACGTGGATCTCGCCTTCCTCCGTGAGCTGGTCACGGAGGAGCGATAG
- the arc gene encoding proteasome ATPase, with protein MAAHDDEINRGIRPGRGSEDPAGQVAFLEQEIAVLRRKLADSPRHTRILEERIVELQTSLAGVSAQNERLANTLREARDQIVALKEEVDRLAQPPAGFGVFLQANEDDTCDIFTGGRKLRVNVSPSVELEGLRRGQEVMLNEALNVVEAMEFERAGDIVTLKEILEDGERALVVGHTDEERVVRLAEPLLDITIRPGDALLLEPRSGYVYEVVPKSEVEELVLEEVPDIDYNKIGGLGDQIELIRDAVELPYLHPDLFKEHELRPPKGILLYGPPGCGKTLIAKAVANSLAKKVAEVTGQPAGKSYFLNIKGPELLNKYVGETERHIRLVFQRAREKASEGTPVIVFFDEMESLFRTRGSGVSSDVENTIVPQLLAEIDGVEGLENVIVIGASNREDMIDPAILRPGRLDVKIKIERPDAEAAKDIFAKYLTPSLPLHSDDLAEHTGSKEAAAHAMIQSVVERMYTESEENRFLEVTYANGDKEVLYFKDFNSGAMIQNIVDRAKKMAIKAFLEQGQKGLRVSHLLQACVDEFKENEDLPNTTNPDDWARISGKKGERIVFIRTLVTGKQGADTGRSIDTVANTGQYL; from the coding sequence GTGGCAGCCCACGACGACGAAATCAACCGCGGCATCCGGCCCGGGCGAGGGTCGGAAGACCCAGCCGGGCAGGTTGCCTTTCTCGAGCAGGAAATCGCCGTCCTGCGACGTAAGCTCGCCGACTCTCCGCGTCATACGAGGATTCTCGAAGAGCGGATCGTCGAGTTGCAGACCAGTCTGGCCGGCGTGTCCGCGCAGAACGAGCGGCTCGCCAACACGCTCCGCGAGGCCCGCGACCAGATCGTGGCCCTCAAGGAGGAGGTCGACCGGCTGGCCCAGCCACCGGCTGGCTTCGGTGTCTTCCTGCAGGCCAACGAGGACGACACCTGCGACATCTTCACCGGGGGCCGCAAGCTCCGGGTGAACGTGAGCCCGAGCGTCGAGCTCGAAGGCCTCCGGCGAGGCCAGGAGGTCATGCTCAACGAAGCGCTCAACGTGGTCGAGGCCATGGAATTCGAGCGGGCCGGGGACATCGTCACCCTCAAGGAGATCCTCGAGGACGGCGAGCGCGCCCTGGTCGTCGGGCACACCGACGAGGAGCGGGTGGTGAGGCTCGCCGAGCCTCTGCTGGACATCACCATCCGCCCCGGCGACGCCCTCCTGCTCGAGCCCAGGTCCGGCTACGTCTACGAAGTGGTCCCCAAGAGCGAGGTCGAGGAGCTCGTTCTCGAAGAGGTACCGGACATCGACTACAACAAGATCGGCGGTCTGGGCGACCAGATCGAACTGATCAGGGACGCGGTCGAGCTCCCGTACCTCCACCCGGACCTCTTCAAGGAACACGAACTGCGTCCGCCGAAGGGCATCCTGCTCTACGGTCCTCCCGGCTGCGGCAAGACACTCATCGCCAAGGCCGTCGCCAACTCGCTGGCCAAGAAGGTCGCCGAGGTGACCGGACAGCCCGCGGGGAAGAGCTACTTCCTCAACATCAAGGGCCCCGAGCTCCTCAACAAGTACGTCGGCGAGACCGAGCGGCACATCCGCCTCGTCTTCCAGCGTGCCCGGGAGAAGGCGAGCGAGGGCACTCCCGTCATCGTCTTCTTCGACGAGATGGAATCCCTCTTCCGCACCCGTGGTTCCGGTGTCAGCTCGGACGTGGAGAACACCATCGTCCCGCAGCTGCTCGCCGAGATCGACGGTGTGGAGGGACTGGAGAACGTCATCGTCATCGGCGCCTCGAACCGCGAGGACATGATCGACCCCGCGATCCTGCGGCCCGGCCGTCTCGATGTGAAGATCAAGATCGAGCGTCCGGACGCCGAGGCGGCGAAGGACATCTTCGCGAAGTACCTCACCCCCTCGCTCCCGCTGCACTCGGACGACCTGGCCGAGCACACGGGATCGAAGGAAGCGGCCGCCCACGCGATGATCCAGTCGGTCGTGGAGCGGATGTACACGGAATCCGAGGAGAACCGCTTCCTCGAGGTCACCTACGCGAACGGCGACAAGGAAGTCCTGTACTTCAAGGACTTCAACTCCGGAGCGATGATTCAGAACATCGTGGACCGGGCGAAGAAGATGGCCATCAAGGCATTCCTCGAGCAGGGCCAGAAGGGCCTGCGCGTCTCCCATCTCCTCCAGGCGTGCGTGGACGAGTTCAAGGAGAACGAGGACCTGCCCAACACGACCAACCCGGACGACTGGGCCAGGATTTCCGGAAAGAAGGGAGAGCGGATCGTCTTCATCCGCACTCTCGTCACCGGAAAGCAGGGCGCAGACACCGGTCGTTCCATCGACACGGTGGCAAATACCGGGCAGTACCTGTAA
- a CDS encoding site-2 protease family protein has translation MDESGDSGRPQPGAGGEDPGTGPGKGKPRRPADPGGGLLMGRPFGVPVYVAPSWFVVAALITWVFGGQLDRVLPGLGGARYLVALFFAIAFYASVLVHELAHTVAALHYKLPVRRIQLQFFGGVSEIEKESETPGREFVLAFVGPLLSLVLAGIFYIPLQFVEAGTVPGVLLAGLMISNLIVAAFNLLPGLPLDGGRMLRAVVWKITGKPMSGTVAAAWVGRGLAVTVLIGLPLLTHTGTLGNSTSDIGGLETVTDALLAAILAGIIWTGAGNSLRMARLREHLPDLRARTLTRRAVPVESATPLSEALRRANEAGARALVVVDGQGSPKGVVREAAIAGVPEHRRPWVPVSGLAQDLTDGMKVPAELAGEALLDRLKATPATEYLVMEETGEIYGVLSTADVERAFVAAMARPSA, from the coding sequence GTGGACGAGAGCGGCGACAGCGGGCGCCCGCAGCCCGGCGCAGGGGGCGAGGACCCCGGCACCGGGCCCGGCAAGGGCAAACCGCGACGTCCGGCCGACCCCGGCGGCGGCCTCCTCATGGGCCGTCCCTTCGGGGTGCCCGTGTACGTGGCCCCCAGCTGGTTCGTCGTCGCGGCACTGATCACGTGGGTGTTCGGCGGTCAGCTCGACCGCGTCCTGCCGGGACTCGGCGGAGCCCGCTACCTGGTCGCGCTCTTCTTCGCGATCGCCTTCTACGCCTCCGTCCTGGTCCACGAGCTCGCCCACACCGTCGCGGCCCTGCACTACAAGCTGCCGGTCCGCCGCATCCAGCTCCAGTTCTTCGGCGGCGTCTCCGAGATCGAGAAGGAGTCCGAGACCCCGGGACGCGAGTTCGTCCTCGCCTTCGTGGGGCCCCTGCTCTCACTCGTCCTCGCCGGGATCTTCTACATCCCGCTCCAGTTCGTCGAGGCCGGCACCGTCCCCGGCGTGCTCCTCGCCGGGCTGATGATCTCCAACCTCATCGTCGCCGCCTTCAACCTGCTGCCCGGCCTGCCCCTGGACGGCGGCCGGATGCTCCGCGCCGTCGTGTGGAAGATCACCGGCAAGCCCATGAGCGGCACCGTCGCCGCGGCATGGGTCGGCAGGGGGCTCGCCGTCACGGTCCTGATCGGCCTGCCCCTGCTCACCCACACCGGCACCCTCGGCAACTCCACCAGCGACATCGGCGGCCTGGAGACGGTCACCGACGCGCTGCTCGCCGCGATCCTCGCGGGCATCATCTGGACCGGTGCCGGCAACAGCCTCCGCATGGCCCGTCTGCGGGAGCACCTCCCCGACCTGAGAGCCCGCACCCTCACCCGGCGCGCGGTTCCCGTCGAGTCGGCCACCCCGCTGTCCGAGGCGCTCCGCCGCGCCAACGAGGCCGGCGCCCGCGCCCTGGTCGTCGTCGACGGACAGGGCAGCCCCAAGGGCGTCGTGCGGGAGGCGGCCATCGCCGGGGTCCCCGAGCACCGCCGCCCCTGGGTGCCCGTCAGCGGCCTCGCCCAGGACCTCACCGACGGCATGAAGGTCCCCGCCGAACTCGCCGGCGAAGCGCTCCTGGACCGGCTGAAGGCCACACCCGCCACCGAGTACCTGGTGATGGAGGAGACCGGCGAGATCTACGGCGTCCTGTCGACCGCCGACGTCGAGCGCGCGTTCGTCGCGGCCATGGCCCGTCCCTCGGCCTGA
- a CDS encoding ABC transporter substrate-binding protein, translated as MNRKTLVLPAVVGLLAPVLAACGGSDEGGEAIVVGTTDQFIASADSPAPLDPAIGYEAGVWNVLRQTVQTLTHIPRGGGEPVPEAAQSCSFTDTENESYRCTLRDGLTFADGTPVTPEDVKYSIQRVIDIKDESGPIGLLDNIDTIETKGENQVVFHLRTPDATFPYKLATPPAGIVPKDKYPAKSPREGFQVDGSGPYTMKPEVKNNQVIKVVFTKNPKYKGDLEIKNQKVELDLFPDAAAMGKALDDEKIDMMTRTMSPEQSQKLLAEPKEGVKLTEMPGLAISYLAFNTEAPEVKDKAVRQAMAQVIDRGTIASKVYGSTAEPLYSLIPSGITGHTTSFFDKYGEPNVSKAAETLDKAGISTPVKFTLHYTTDHYGPATKAEFEALAKQLNASQLFQVDIEGKPWDKYRPEQKKGEYAVYGMGWFPDFPDPDTYTAPFLDKNNFLNSPYRSALAQDTLIPQSRREADRSAASPAFEKLQDIVATDVPVLPIWQGKQYVASLDGLNGVEYAVNSSADLQLWELGRGTS; from the coding sequence ATGAACCGCAAGACCCTGGTGCTGCCGGCCGTAGTGGGCCTGCTCGCGCCCGTGCTCGCCGCCTGTGGCGGGTCGGACGAGGGGGGCGAAGCCATCGTGGTCGGGACGACGGACCAGTTCATCGCCTCGGCGGACAGCCCGGCACCGCTCGACCCGGCGATCGGCTACGAAGCGGGCGTCTGGAACGTGCTCCGGCAGACCGTGCAGACGCTCACCCACATTCCGCGCGGCGGCGGCGAGCCGGTGCCCGAAGCGGCCCAGAGCTGCTCCTTCACCGACACGGAGAACGAGAGCTACCGCTGCACCCTGCGCGACGGTCTCACCTTCGCCGACGGCACCCCCGTCACCCCGGAGGACGTGAAGTACTCCATACAGCGGGTCATCGACATCAAGGACGAGAGCGGCCCGATCGGTCTGCTCGACAACATCGACACGATCGAGACCAAAGGCGAGAACCAGGTCGTCTTCCACCTCCGCACGCCGGACGCGACCTTCCCCTACAAGCTCGCGACGCCGCCGGCCGGCATCGTCCCGAAGGACAAGTACCCGGCGAAGTCCCCCCGCGAGGGCTTCCAGGTCGACGGTTCCGGCCCGTACACCATGAAGCCCGAGGTCAAGAACAACCAGGTCATCAAGGTGGTGTTCACCAAGAACCCGAAGTACAAGGGTGACCTGGAGATCAAGAACCAGAAGGTCGAGCTGGACCTCTTCCCCGACGCCGCGGCGATGGGCAAGGCGCTCGACGACGAGAAGATCGACATGATGACGCGCACCATGTCGCCCGAGCAGTCCCAGAAGCTCCTGGCGGAGCCGAAGGAGGGCGTCAAGCTCACCGAGATGCCCGGACTCGCCATCAGCTACCTCGCGTTCAACACCGAGGCCCCCGAGGTCAAGGACAAGGCCGTGCGCCAGGCCATGGCCCAGGTCATCGACCGAGGGACGATCGCGAGCAAGGTGTACGGCAGCACCGCCGAGCCGCTCTACTCGCTGATCCCGTCCGGCATCACCGGCCACACCACCTCGTTCTTCGACAAGTACGGCGAGCCGAACGTCTCGAAGGCCGCGGAGACCCTCGACAAGGCCGGCATCAGCACGCCGGTCAAGTTCACGCTGCACTACACGACGGACCACTACGGCCCCGCCACCAAGGCCGAGTTCGAGGCGCTGGCCAAGCAGCTCAACGCCTCGCAGCTGTTCCAGGTCGACATCGAGGGCAAGCCGTGGGACAAGTACCGCCCCGAGCAGAAGAAGGGCGAGTACGCCGTCTACGGCATGGGCTGGTTCCCCGACTTCCCGGACCCGGACACCTACACGGCGCCGTTCCTCGACAAGAACAACTTCCTGAACTCGCCGTACCGGTCGGCCCTGGCCCAGGACACGCTCATCCCGCAGTCGCGGCGTGAGGCCGACCGCAGCGCGGCGAGCCCGGCCTTCGAGAAGCTCCAGGACATCGTTGCCACCGACGTCCCCGTGCTGCCGATCTGGCAGGGCAAGCAGTACGTCGCCTCGCTCGACGGGCTGAACGGCGTCGAGTACGCCGTCAACTCCTCGGCCGACCTGCAGCTCTGGGAGCTGGGGCGCGGCACCTCCTGA
- a CDS encoding ferredoxin, which produces MTVQQDAPGDTGTQDLEVWIDQDLCTGDGICVQYAPEVFELDIDGLAYVKSPEDELLQDKGATTPVPLPLLQDVVDSAKECPGDCIHVRRVSDNVEVFGPDAE; this is translated from the coding sequence ATGACCGTGCAGCAGGACGCTCCGGGAGACACCGGGACCCAGGACCTCGAGGTCTGGATCGACCAGGACCTCTGTACGGGCGACGGCATCTGTGTGCAGTACGCACCCGAGGTGTTCGAGCTGGACATCGACGGTCTGGCGTACGTCAAGAGCCCGGAGGACGAGTTGCTCCAGGACAAGGGAGCCACCACACCGGTGCCGCTGCCCCTGCTCCAGGACGTGGTGGACTCGGCGAAGGAGTGCCCAGGCGACTGCATTCATGTACGTCGCGTCTCGGACAACGTGGAAGTGTTCGGGCCGGACGCCGAATGA
- a CDS encoding tRNA (adenine-N1)-methyltransferase, which yields MSEPTGAARRRGPFKVGDQVQLTDPKGRHYTFTLEAGKNFHTHKGSFPHDELIGAPEGSVVRTTGNVAYLALRPLLPDYVLSMPRGAAVVYPKDAGQILAFADIFPGARVVEAGVGSGALSTFLLRAIGEQGMLHSYERREDFAEIAQQNVERYFGSPHPAWELTVGDLQDNLSDTDVDRVVLDMLAPWECLEAVSKALVPGGILCAYVATTTQLSRTVESIREIGCFAEPQPWESMIRNWHVEGLAVRPDHRMIGHTGFLVTARRLADGVEPPLRRRRPSKGAYGEDYDGPGARSGSANRD from the coding sequence ATGTCCGAACCGACCGGTGCCGCCCGCCGTCGCGGCCCATTCAAAGTCGGGGACCAGGTCCAGCTCACCGACCCCAAGGGACGCCACTACACCTTCACGCTCGAGGCCGGAAAGAACTTCCACACCCACAAGGGTTCTTTCCCCCACGACGAGCTGATCGGTGCTCCCGAGGGCAGTGTTGTCCGAACCACGGGAAACGTCGCCTACCTCGCGCTGCGCCCCCTGCTCCCCGACTACGTCCTGTCCATGCCCCGCGGTGCCGCCGTGGTCTACCCCAAGGACGCGGGTCAGATCCTGGCCTTCGCCGACATCTTCCCCGGCGCACGCGTCGTGGAGGCGGGAGTCGGCTCCGGAGCGCTCAGCACCTTCCTGCTGCGCGCCATCGGTGAGCAGGGCATGCTGCACTCCTACGAGCGCCGCGAGGACTTCGCCGAGATCGCCCAGCAGAACGTGGAGCGTTACTTCGGCTCCCCGCACCCCGCCTGGGAGCTGACCGTCGGCGACCTCCAGGACAACCTGTCGGACACCGACGTCGACCGCGTCGTCCTGGACATGCTCGCCCCGTGGGAGTGCCTCGAGGCCGTCTCCAAGGCCCTGGTGCCCGGCGGCATCCTCTGCGCGTACGTCGCGACCACGACCCAGCTGTCGCGGACCGTCGAATCAATCCGCGAGATCGGCTGCTTCGCCGAGCCGCAGCCGTGGGAGTCGATGATCCGCAACTGGCACGTCGAGGGCCTTGCCGTCCGGCCGGACCACCGCATGATCGGCCACACCGGCTTCCTCGTCACCGCACGCCGGCTCGCGGACGGCGTCGAGCCGCCGCTGCGCCGCCGCCGCCCCTCCAAGGGCGCCTACGGCGAGGACTACGACGGTCCCGGCGCCCGGAGCGGCAGCGCGAACCGCGACTGA
- the dop gene encoding depupylase/deamidase Dop: protein MTVRRVMGIETEYGISVPGQPNANAMLTSSQIVNAYAAAMHRARRARWDFEEENPLRDARGFDLARETADSSQLTDEDIGLANVILTNGARLYVDHAHPEYSSPEITNPLDAVLWDKAGERVMAEAAERAAAIPGAQPIHLYKNNTDNKGASYGTHENYLMKRETPFSDIVRHLTPFFVSRQVVTGAGRVGIGQDGHEHGFQISQRADYFEVEVGLETTLKRPIINTRDEPHSDAEKYRRLHVIIGDANLSEISTYLKLGTTSLVLAMIEDGFINVDLAVDQPVRTLHQVSHDPTLKQLVTLRSGRTLTAVQLQMEYFELGRKYVEERYGADADEQTKDVLARWEDTLNRLENDPMSLSGELDWIAKRELMEGYRRRDGLDWDAPRLHLVDLQYADVRADKGLYNRLAARGKIKRLLDESDVERARTKPPEDTRAYFRGRCLEQYADDVAAASWDSVIFDLPDRDSLQRVPTMEPLRGTRAHVEELLDRCRTAEELVRTLTGA from the coding sequence ATGACCGTACGGCGAGTGATGGGCATCGAGACGGAGTACGGGATCTCCGTTCCCGGTCAACCCAACGCCAATGCCATGCTCACCTCGTCCCAGATCGTCAACGCCTACGCGGCGGCGATGCACCGGGCGCGCCGCGCCCGCTGGGATTTCGAGGAGGAGAATCCGCTGCGCGACGCGCGAGGCTTCGACCTCGCCCGCGAGACCGCCGACTCCAGCCAGCTCACCGACGAGGACATCGGCCTGGCCAATGTCATCCTCACCAACGGTGCGCGGCTGTACGTCGACCACGCGCACCCCGAATACAGCTCACCCGAGATCACCAACCCGCTGGACGCGGTGCTCTGGGACAAGGCCGGCGAGCGGGTGATGGCGGAGGCGGCGGAGCGTGCCGCCGCGATCCCCGGGGCCCAGCCGATCCACCTGTACAAGAACAACACCGACAACAAGGGCGCGTCCTACGGCACGCACGAGAACTACCTGATGAAGCGGGAGACCCCCTTCTCGGACATCGTGCGCCACCTGACACCGTTCTTCGTCTCCCGCCAGGTCGTCACCGGCGCGGGCCGGGTCGGCATCGGCCAGGACGGCCATGAGCACGGCTTTCAGATCAGCCAGCGCGCCGACTACTTCGAGGTCGAGGTGGGCCTCGAGACCACGCTCAAGCGCCCCATCATCAACACCCGCGACGAACCGCACTCGGACGCCGAGAAGTACCGCAGACTCCACGTGATCATCGGGGACGCCAACCTCTCGGAGATCTCGACCTATCTGAAGCTCGGCACCACCTCCCTGGTCCTTGCCATGATCGAGGACGGGTTCATCAACGTCGACCTGGCGGTCGACCAGCCGGTCCGCACCCTGCACCAGGTCTCGCACGACCCCACGCTGAAGCAGCTCGTCACCCTCCGCAGCGGGCGGACACTCACCGCTGTGCAACTTCAGATGGAGTACTTCGAGCTGGGCCGCAAATACGTCGAGGAGCGGTACGGGGCGGACGCCGACGAGCAGACCAAGGACGTCCTGGCCCGCTGGGAGGACACCCTGAACCGCCTGGAGAACGATCCGATGAGCCTGTCCGGCGAACTGGACTGGATCGCCAAGCGAGAGCTCATGGAGGGTTACCGGCGGCGGGACGGCCTGGACTGGGACGCCCCGCGCCTGCACCTCGTGGACCTCCAGTACGCCGACGTACGGGCCGACAAGGGCCTGTACAACCGCCTGGCGGCCCGGGGGAAGATCAAGCGGCTGCTCGACGAGAGCGACGTCGAGCGGGCCCGTACGAAGCCTCCGGAGGACACCAGGGCCTATTTCCGGGGCCGCTGCCTGGAGCAGTACGCGGACGACGTCGCCGCGGCCTCCTGGGACTCGGTCATCTTCGATCTGCCCGACCGCGACTCGCTGCAGCGGGTGCCGACCATGGAACCGCTGCGTGGCACACGTGCTCACGTCGAGGAGCTCCTGGACCGCTGCCGCACTGCGGAAGAGCTGGTCCGGACGCTGACGGGGGCCTGA
- a CDS encoding response regulator transcription factor codes for MAIRVLLVDDQPLLRTGFRMILEAEGDLAVVGEAGDGLQAIEQVRALQPDVVLMDIRMPRMDGVEATRQITGPGRDGPAKVLVLTTFDLDEYVVEALRAGASGFLLKDAPANELVQAIRVVAAGEAMLAPSITRRLLDKYADHLPSGEEPVPDALHTLTEREVEVLKLVARGLSNAEIAADLFVSETTVKTHVGHVLTKLGLRDRVQAAVYAYESGLVRPGAQ; via the coding sequence GTGGCTATCCGCGTCCTGCTCGTCGACGATCAGCCTCTCTTGCGCACCGGGTTCCGGATGATCCTGGAGGCGGAGGGTGATCTCGCGGTGGTCGGCGAGGCCGGCGACGGACTGCAGGCCATCGAACAGGTGCGGGCGCTGCAGCCCGACGTGGTGCTGATGGACATCCGCATGCCGCGGATGGACGGTGTGGAGGCGACCCGGCAGATCACCGGGCCGGGCCGGGACGGCCCGGCGAAGGTCCTGGTGCTGACGACCTTCGACCTCGACGAGTACGTCGTGGAGGCGCTGCGCGCGGGGGCCAGTGGCTTCCTGCTGAAGGACGCACCCGCCAACGAGCTGGTGCAGGCCATCCGGGTGGTGGCCGCGGGCGAGGCGATGCTGGCGCCCAGCATCACGCGCCGCCTGCTCGACAAGTACGCCGACCACCTGCCGTCGGGCGAGGAGCCCGTCCCGGACGCCCTGCACACGCTCACCGAGCGCGAGGTGGAGGTGCTGAAGCTGGTGGCGCGCGGACTGTCCAACGCGGAGATCGCCGCCGACCTGTTCGTGAGCGAGACGACGGTCAAGACGCATGTCGGCCACGTGCTCACGAAGCTGGGACTGCGCGACCGCGTGCAGGCCGCCGTCTACGCCTACGAGAGCGGCCTGGTGCGTCCCGGCGCACAGTGA